GATGTATCTCAGCTGGCCCGCCTACCTGATCCACGGCACCCATGACACGCGCAAGATCGGGCGGCGTTCGTCCTCGGGCTGCATCGGGCTTTACAACGAGCAGATCGAAGAGCTGTTCGGTCTGTGCCCCGTCGGCACACAGGTCCGCGTCATCTGACACGGCCCCCCCTGCTTCGTTTTGGCGAAAATACTCAATTGCGCGGCGTGAGCCATCCGCTCATGCCGTCTTGATCAGCGCGCTGATCTCCGCGACCTTCTCGGCCAGCAACGCGCGATCTGCGCGGGTCTCGACATTGAGCCGCAGCACCGGCTCTGTGTTGGACTGCCGAAGGTTCACCCGCCAGTCCCCATAATCGCACGACACGCCATCCAGCCGGTCCACGGCGTTGGCGTGACTGACATACGTCGCCTCGAACGCGTCAATCGCGGGCTGCTTGTCGTCGAGCTTGAAGTTGATCTCGCCTGAGCTTGGGAAGCTCTTCTGCATGTCGGCCACCATCTGGGACAGCTTTTGGCCCGTGGCACTCATATGCTCGATCAGCAGCAGCCACGGCACCATGCCGCTGTCGCAATACATGAAGTCGCGGAAATAATGATGGGCCGACATCTCGCCGCCATAGACCGCATCCTCCGCGCGCATCTTCGCCTTGATATGCGAATGCCCCGATTTCGAGGCCACGGCCTCGCCGCCCATCCGACCCACAAGGTCCTCCAGGGCCCAGACCACGCGCGGATCATGGATGATCTTCGCGCCCGGATGCTTGCCAAGAAAGGCCCCGGCCAGCAGGGCGACGACATACTCGCCATCGATGAAGCCACCGGTCTCGTCAAAGAAGAAACAGCGGTCAAAGTCGCCGTCCCACGCGATACCCATATCAGCCCCTTCGGCCAACACACGCTCCGCAGTCTGCGCGCGGTTCTCAGGCAGAAGCGGGTTCGGGATCCCATTAGGAAAGTCGCTGTCGGGCGTGTGATGCTGGCGGATGAACTCCACCGGAGCCCCCAGTGCGGCCTCGATCGCATCAAAGGCGGGACCGGCCACGCCGTTGCCGGCATTCACCACGACCTTCATAGGCCGCCACATCGACACATCCGCAAAGCTTGCAACGCGCGCGGCGTAGTCGGCGCGTGGGTCGCGGTGCTCCAGCGCGCCGCGCGCCTTCGCGGGGCCGAAATCGCCCGCTTCCACCAGCGCCTGTATCTCGCCCAGCCCGTCGGCGGACGAGATCGGGCGCGATCCCTCGCGCACCATCTTGATGCCGTTATAGTCAATCGGGTTGTGCGATGCGGTGACCATCAGCCCGCCCCCGGCGGCATAATGAGACGTCGCGAAATAGACCTCCTCGGTGCCGCACAGGCCGATGTCGATCACGTCCACCCCTTCGTCCCGCAAGCCTTCGGCAAGCTGGCCCGCCAGCGCCTTAGAGGTAGGGCGGATGTCGTAGCCGATCACAACCTCGCGCGGGACAATGGAGCGCGCAAAGCCTCGTCCGATCCCATAACAGATGTCTTCGTTCAGCTCGTCGCCGAGCCGTCCGCGCACATCGTAGCTCTTGAAGCAGGTCAGGGTGGTCATCGTGTCGTCCTCGCGCTTGAATTGAGCGCAGGCCTAACGCACGGGCGGCGGGGCTCCAAGTGTCATCTGGCCAAAAAGAAGGCCCCGGTGTCGCCACCGGGGCCCCAAATCAGCCGTGAACCGGGATCAGACCTCTTCGGGCAGGATCAGGTTCAGCGCAATCGCGATCACCGCCGTGGGTGCCACGGCAGAGGTCATCAGCGTTTTCAGCACGCCCGGCACGTATTGCACGGCCTCGGGCACCAGGTTCAGGCCAAGGCCCGCCGCCAGCGACACCGCGATGATGATCATGTTGCGGCGGTTCATGGTGACCTCCGTCAGCATGTTCAGGCCCGCGGCCGCCACCATGCCGAACATCACGATCACGCCGCCGCCCAGCACCGGCAGCGGCATGGACGCGATCACAGCGCCGATCTTCGGGATCAGGCCGCAAATGATCATGATCAGGCCCGCGACCGTCACCACATGGCGGCTCATCACGCCGGTCATGCCGACGATGCCGACATTCTGGCTGAACGAGGTATTCGGCAGTCCGCCAAAGACACCCGCTACGGCGGTACCAAGCCCGTCCGCGTAGGTCGCGCCCGCGATTTCGCGGTCGGTTGCCTCGCGGCCTGCGCCCGCCTTGGTCGTGGCAGAGCAATCGCCCACGGTCTCGATGGCCGACACGATGGAAACCAGCGTTACCGCGACAACCGCGCCCAGCGAGAACTCGAACCCGTAGGGCAGGGGCTGGATCGCCGTGATCCAGCTAGCATTGCCCACCGCGCCGAAATTGACCATGCCCAGCACAAAGGCCAGCGCGTAGCCCGCGAGCAGGCCAATCAGGATGGCCGCGTTGGACACAAAGCCCTTGGTGAAGAACTTGACCACCAGCGACACCACGACGACGGTCAGCGCCACGGACCAGTGCATCAGAGAGCCGAAGCTTTCGGCCTCCATCTGGAACTTGGCCGCGCCGCCGGCTGCGTATTTGATCGCCACAGGGATCAGGTAAAGACCGATCGCCAGGATCACCAACCCGGTGACCAGCGGTGGGAACAGCCAGCGCAGGTGCTGGATCACGCCGCCCAGCAGGAAGTGCACCGTGCCGCCGATGATGCAGGCGGTCAGCGCGACGCCCAGACCTTGCGTCGCCGCGACGCCCGCCAGCACGCCCACGAAGGCAAAGGAGGTGCCTTGCATGATCGGCAGCTTCGCGCCCACAGGGCCGACGCCCACGGTCTGGAACAGCGTCGCCACACCCGCAAACAGCATCGCCATCTGGATCAGGTAGACCTGCTCGGCAGAGCCGAAGGCCAGTCCGGCCGCGCCTGCCACGATGATCGATGGTGTCACGTTAGAGGCAAACATCGCCAGCACGTGTTGCAGCCCCAGCGGCACCGTCTGGCCGAGCGGGGGCGTGGTGTTCGGGTCCGAATAGGCGCCCGCGTTGGTTACGTCAGTCATTGGTCTCTCCCCGTAATGACGTCTTGTTATCCGCCCCATCCCCATGGGGTCGGTCGTGTCGGCGCGTTATCCGCGCTCTATCAAGACCGGCTCAGCCAGTCTGAATTCTTCCAGGTTCGCGCCCGGACCGATCCGGTCGACCACTGCAAACAGCCCCGGCGCATGCAGGGGCGTCAACACCCCGTGCCACGTGCCTCGATGAAAGTTAATCGCTTGGCCGGGGGCTGTCTCAAACGCGACAATCTCGCCGGGCGTGTCGCCCAAATCTTGGGCGCAGATCACCAGAAACGGCTCAAAGCTCATCGGAATGAAGGCTTGCGAGCCCTCCGGGTGCCGCTCGACCAGCGTCAGCGTATAGGGCAAGCTGCGCGGCTCGGCCTGAAACAGGCTGATCCCGGCGCGCCCATCGGCGAAGTCGAGCTGGGCGCGGTCGTGGAAGCGCCCGCACAGCCCCTCGTTGATCATCTTGTCGGGTGCGCCCGCACAGTCGAGCACGTCGCCAAAGGGCGCAAAGGCCTCCGCCGTCAGGGGCTGCGTGCGCACTACCACGGCAGCTTCGCGTGGCGGTTCACGTCCTTGTAGAGCAGGTAGCGGAACGGCCCATCGCCCGTCGCGCGGCAGGCTTGCGGGCAGAAGGCGCGCAGCCACATGAAGTCGCCCGGCCCCACCGACACCCAGTCGCGGTTCAGCAGGTATTCGGCGGTGCCTTCGAGAACGTAAAGCCCATGCTCCATCACATGGGTCTCCTCGAACGGGATCAGCCCGCCGGGTTGGAACGTGACAATGTTGACGTGCATGTCGTGGCGCAAATCATCGGGCGCGGCAAAGCGGGTGGTGGCCCAGACCCCGTCGCAATCGGGCATCGGCGTCGGCGCGACCTCCTGATCCGAGGTCACGAAAGCCTCCGGCGCGCTCAGGCCCGGCGCGGGCTCGTAGCGTTTGCGGATCCAGTGAAACGTCGCCGGGGCCGCGCCACGATTGTGCAGGGTCCAGCCCTGGCCCGGGGGCAGGTAGGCGTAGCCGCCTTCCTCCATGACATGGGTGCCTGTCGCGCAGCGCAGCTCCAGTGTACCGCCGACAACGAACAGCACCGCCTCGGCCTCCGGGTTGCTTTCCGGTGTGTCGGAGCCGCCGCCCGCCGCGACCTCGCAGATATATTGCGAAAACGTCTCGGCAAAGCCCGACAAGGGCCGCGCGACGACCCACGCGCGCATCCCCGTCCATCCCGGCAGAAAGCTCGTCACGATGTCGCGCATGACGCCCGCGGGCAAGAAAGCATAGGCTTCTGTGAAGATCGCCGTTCCGGTCAGCGGGTCCGATTGCGAGGGCAGGCCACCCGGTGGCAGGGCGTAGCTCATGGCAACATGTCCTTCAGCCGATGCTCGGCGATCCGCTCGACCTGCGCGCAGGCCTCGGTGAACTCGGCCTCCGATGTGTTGCGGATACGGCGTTCAAACGCCGCAAGGATCGATGATTTGTCATGATCCCGCACGGCAATAATGAAGGGAAACCCGTGCTTTGCGGTATAATCTTCATTTAATTGCGTGAAGGCGTCGCGCTCTGCATCCGTCAGTGCGTCCAGCCCGGCGGAGGCCTGTTCCGACGTGCTTTCCGCCGTCAGCCGCTTGGCGGCGGCCAGCTTCCCCGCGAGGTCGGGATGCGCGTCCAGTACCTCCAGCCGGCGGGTCGCGGGGGCTGCGCGGAACGCGCGGCACATCGCATTATGTAGACCCACGGCGCTGTCATGGGCGGGTCCCAGCTCCAGCGCCCAGGTATCTTCGGCGACCCAGGGCGAGTGTTCGAAAATGCCGCCATAGGTGTTCACGAAGCTTGCCTTGTCCATCAAGGTCGGGCGGGTGACCGGCACCGGTGGATGCGCCTCGCGCCAATGCTTGGCAATCTCGGCGCGGGTGGCGAACCAGACCCCATCGTAGCCCTTGGCATAGTCGATGAACCGCTTGAGCGCCTGCACCCGCCCCGGACGCCCCACAAGGCGGCAATGCAGCCCCACGGACATCATCTTCGGCGCGCCCTCGGTTCCTTCTTCGTACAGCGCATCGAAACTGTCGCGCAGATAGGCTTCGAACTGGTCGCCGGAGTTGAACCCCTGCGGCGTCGCGAACCGCATGTCGTTGCAATCGAGCGTGTAGGGCACAATCAGCTGGTTCCGGCCATCAAAGCGCAAGTAGTAGGGCAGATCATCTGCATAGCTGTCGGCGACATAGTCGAACCCGCCATGCTCGGCGGCCAGCCGGACCGTGTTTTCCGAACAGCGGCCGGTGTACCAGCCGCGCGGTGGCGTGCCGGTGACTTCGGAGTGTAGCTTCACGGCCGCATCCATATGGGCGCGCTCGTCCTCGGGCTCGAAATCCTTGTATTCGATCCATTTCAGCCCGTGCGACGCGATCTCCCAGCCCGCGTCCTTCATGGCCGCGACCTGTTCGGGGGAGCGCGCCAGCGCGGTCGCGACGCCGTAAACGGTCACGGGCAGGTCTTTCAGCAGCCGGTGCAGCCGCCAGAACCCGGCCCGTGCGCCGTACTCATAGATTGATTCCATGTTCCAGTGGCGCTGATCTGGCCAGGATGCGGCACCGACGATCTCCGACAGGAAGGCCTCCGACCCGGCATCACCGTGCAGGGTGCAGTTTTCACCACCTTCTTCATAATTTACAACGATTTGGACGGCGATCTTCGCGCCATTTGGCCAATTGGCATCGGGTGGCGTGGCGCCGTGGCCGCGCATATCTCTGGGGTATCTTTGCATGTCATCCGCCATGGATTATCGCTACATCATCTACAATCAGTGCGTGTTACAAAAAGTTTTTGAAAGAGTTTTCCGCGCCGCCCCCTAGGATCACGCCAAGCGCTCGGGCAATTCTTGCCCATCGCCACATCTGAAACGGAGGCCCTCATGGCTGGCTATCTGACGACCCACGTGCTCGACACCGCCCGCGGTTGCCCGGCGGCGGGACTGGAGATCGTGCTCTACCGCGTCACCGGCAACAGCCACAGCAAGATCGCCACGATGGTGACCAACAGCGACGGGCGCACCGACAGCCCGATCCTGCCCGAGGACAAGTTCCAGACCGGCACCTATGAGCTGGTGTTCAAGGCCGGCGCCTATCTCGACACGTCGGGCACGCCGCCGGAGGATCCGCGCTTCCTCGATGAGGTCCCGATCCGCTTCGGCATGTCAGAGCCTGATCACTACCACGTGCCGCTGCTGCTTTCGCCCTTCGGCTACTCGACCTATCGCGGCAGCTGATCTGCGCATTTGACACGGACCACTTGCGCGGGCGACGATACGTGCATGGACACCGCCCCCTCGAAATTGCCGACCATCGGCACTGTCACGGTCTGGGAACTTTTGCGCGCCTTGCGGGAAGGTGCCCGTGATTTTGCCCGTGCGCCCGCGTTCGGGCTGTTTTTCTCGGCATTCTACGCCCTATGCGGCGCGATCCTTGTCTATCTGGGCGCGGGCACCTTCACCTGGACGCTGATGATGAGCCTTGGCTTCCCGCTGGTGGCACCCTTCGCCGCTGTGGGGCTTTACGAGGTCAGCCGACGCCTGGAGGCGGGCGAGCCCGTGACATGGGCCGCGGTCCTTTCCGTCGTCTGGGCCGAGCGCGGACGCCAGCTGCCCTGGATTGGCGCGCTTCTCGTGGTCATCTTCCTGTTCTGGAGCTTCTTCGCCCACATGTCCTTGGCCCTATTTCTGGGCAACATGCAGCTGACCAACATCACGACCTCCTGGGATATGTTCGTAACCCCCGCGGGCCTGTCGCTGATCGGTTTCCAGATCATCGTCGGCGCGGTCGTGGCCCTATTCACCTTCACTCTGACGGTGGTCTCCATGCCCTTGCTGCTCGATGCAGAGCTCGATTTCATGACCGCCATGGGTGTTTCGATCCGCACCGTCATGCGCAACCGCGCGGTGATGCTTCTTTGGGCCGCGATCATTGCGGTGCTGTTGCTCATTGCCATGGCGCCTATGTTTCTTGGACTGTTCGTGGCCTTGCCGGTGCTGGGCCACGCCACGTGGCACGTCTACCGCCGCGCGCTTTATCAGGAGCTCTGAGCGGCCAGCACCCAAAATGCCTCCAACGCCGCGTCGGCGCGCGCGCTAATCTCTTCCGCGCTCAAAGGGGGCAGCGTGCCGATAATCCGCCGCACCTGAAGATCCCCGACCAATAGGCTGAGAAACCACCCCGCAAGCGTACCCGCACGGTCCGGATCGATTTCTGTCATCAGCGCGATGATGCGCGGGAACACCGCCTCGCGCCCGCCCTTGGCGATCAGTTGCCCCAGCACGCCTGACGGGTCGCTCGCGGCCGCGCGGTTCAGCAAGACCGACCGCTCGCCCACAAGCAATCCCAGCAGGACAGGGGCCAGCGCCGCCAATGCGCGCTCCACCGTATCGTCGCCTTCGATGGCCGCGTCGAGTGTCGCCTGCGTCTGCGCCGCGTTGCCTTTCACGATCTCGCCGAACAGCCCGGCCTTGTCGCCGTACCAGCGATAAAGCGTTTCGTTCGACGCTTTCGCGGCCTTCGCGATCGTCAGCATCGACGCCCCGTCATAGCCGCGTTCGGCTAGCACGCGCAGGGCGACGTCTTCGATTTCGGCGCGGCGGGCGTCTTGGTTCTTCACGGGCGGGGCCTTCCAACAGACTTGCGTTAAATCCGAACATATGTATACGGATATGTAAAGCCGTACAGATATATTCGGAAAAGGAGTCGCGCCGATGACTGCCATCACCAAACCGCTTTCAATCACCGCCACGCTATTCGCGGGGGCCATCTTCGGTTTCTTCTATGCGTGGGTTTGCTCGACCATGTGGGGGCTCGACACGATGCCGCCGGCCCGCGCGATCGAGGCGATGAATGCGATGAACGCCTCCGTGCGCAACGCAACCTTCTTTCCCACTTTCTTCGGCACGCCCGTCGTGCTGGCCCTTGCCGCCCTGTGGCAGCGCAGGGCGGGATATCGCCGCGCGTCGATCTGGTTCTGGCTGGCAGCCGCGACCTATCTGATCTTGGGTGCAGGGCTGACCATGGCGATCAACGTGCCGATGAACGAGGCGCTTGCCGTGACCCCGATCCCGCAAACCGGGGCGGAAGCAGAGGCGATCTGGCAGGCCTATTCCGGCAAATGGCAGTCCTGGAACCAGATGCGCACGCTCGCCTCCGGCGCGGCCCTGCTTTTCGCCTGCATTGGCCTGACGGCGCTCTAAAGCCCCAATGCCTGCGCGATCCGCGGACCCATATGGTCGAGAAAGAGCCGCAGCTTCGGGTCGCGATGCCGCTTGTGGGCAAAGAGCATGCCCAGTGTCACTGGCGGCGGCGGCGTCCGAGTGCACAGCTCCACCAGCGCACCGGAGGCCAGATGCTCGGCCACCTCGTGGCGAGGCTTCAGGACCACGCCGTAGCCGCCTAGCGCCCATGTCGTCAGCACGTCGCCATCATCGCTCTCAAACGGGCCTGATACCGCGTAGCGTACCGGCCCGTCCGGCGTCTGGAGCGGCCACTGAAACTCCGGCGCGCCGGGGTAGCGCAGGTTCAGGCAGTCGTGATGGGCCACAAGGTCCGGGCCATCCTTGGGCTGGCCCTTGAAGGCGAGGTAGTCCGGCGAGGCGCACAAGACACGCTCCACCTCCCCGATCCGGCGCAGCATCAGGTTGCTGTCCGGCGGATTGCCCTGGAACAATACGACGTCGAGGCCTTCCGCCGTCAGGTCGATCTTGCGGTCCGACAGCCGAAGCCGGATGTCGACCAGCGGGTAGAGCTTCTTGAACCCTGGGATCTCGGGGGCCAGAACCGTGCGCCCGACCCCCAACGGGGCCGCGACAAAGAGCGTGCCGCGCGGCGAGCGGGTCATATCGGTGACCGCGGCCTCCGCCGCCTCGATCGCTTCGACGATGCGCTGCGCGCCGTCATAAAAGACGCGGCCCTGTTCCGTCGGCGCGAGCGAGCGGGTGGTGCGCGAGAATAGCCGCACCCCCATCTGGGTCTCCAGCGTGTTGATCCGGGCAGAGGCCACGGCAGGCGAGATCCGCTGATCGCGCGCCGCCGCCGACATCGATCCCAAATCGAATACCCGCAGGAAGGTCTTGATCGTCTCGACGTAGCTCATCGCCATTTTCCAAAACTTTTTGAAACTGCCCCCAAGAATTCTCTATTTCGCGAAAGTAATCAACTGTGGTGAGATGCCCGAAACAGGGAGCGGCGCGATGTACGATCTGGCAATCATGTGGGACTGGCTGGCCTTCGCGGTGCGGTGGCTCCATGTCATCACCGCCATCGCGTGGATTGGCAGCTCGTTCTACTTCATCGCGCTGGACCTCGGCCTGAACCGCAATATCCACGGTCCCGCCGATGGCGAGGAGTGGCAGGTCCATGGCGGCGGCTTCTACCATATTCAGAAGTATCTGGTCGCGCCGGAGGCGATGCCGGAGCATCTGACCTGGTTCAAATGGGAAAGCTACGCGACCTGGCTGTCGGGGGCGGCAATGCTGGCGGTGGTCTATTGGGCCGGGTCCGAGCTGTACCTGATCGACCCGAATGTCGCCGACCTGGCAGCGTGGCAGGCGATCTTGATCTCCGCGGCGTCGCTGGCGGTGGGCTGGGTTATCTATGACGCGCTGTGCAAATCGCCCTTGGGCGAGACACCCACGACGCTGATGATCCTGCTCTTCGTGCTTCTGGTAGTCATGTCATGGGGCTACACGCAGGTCTTCACCGGCCGTGCGGCGCTGCTGCATCTGGGCGCGTTCACGGCCACGATCATGACGGCCAACGTGTTCTTCATCATCATGCCCAACCAGCGCATCGTCGTGGCCGATCTGAAAGCAGGCCGCACCCCGGATGCCAAGTACGGCAAGATCGCCAAGCTGCGCTCGACCCATAACAATTACCTGACCCTTCCGGTCATCTTCCTGATGCTGTCCAACCATTACCCGCTGGCGTTCGCTACCGAGTATAACTGGATCATCGCCGCGCTGGTGTTTCTGATGGGCGTCACCATCCGGCACTATTTCAACACGATGCACATGAAGAAGAAGGTGCCGAACTGGACCATCGGGGCCACCGTCATTTTGTTTATCGCGATCATGTGGCTCTCGGCGTTGGGCGGCCCGCAGGCGGAGGAAGAGCAGGCGATGGGCCCGGTGGCAACGCAATATGCGCAGGCCCCAGGCTTCGAGCGGGTCGAGGAAATCGTGCTTGGCCGCTGCTCGATGTGCCACGCGCGCGAGCCGTTCTGGCCCGGGATCCGATGGGCCCCCAAGGGCGTGCATCTGGAAACCACCGCCGACATCGCAAGCTATGCGCGCGAGATTTACCTGCAGGCAGGCGTCAGCCACGCCATGCCGCCCGCCAACCTCAGTTTCATCGAGGCGGACGAGCGGGCGGCGATCCGTGGCTGGTACCGTGGGGCGGGCGAAGAAAACTCTTGAGAAACAATCGGTGATGCTCCAGCCTGTAGGCCAAGGGAGTCTGCCAAACCACCGCAGGGGCGCGCGCGCCGAACTTCCTCGTGCAACATCAAACGAGGGCCTCGATGGAACTTAAAGATCACCGCGACATCAATGCCAGCCCGGCCGAGGTCTGGGCCGCGTTGCTTGATGCGGACGTGCTCAAGGCCTGCGTGCCGGGCTGTCAGGAGATGACCGGCTCGCCCGAAGAGGGATTCGAGGCGGTCGTCGTCCAGAAGGTCGGCCCGGTGAAGGCGACGTTCAAAGGCGCGGTGCAGCTGACCGACATGGTTGAGCCACACAGCCTGACCATCTCGGGAGAGGGCAAGGGCGGCCCGGCGGGTTTCGCCAAGGGCGGCGCAGACGTCACCCTGACCCCCATCGACGGCGGCGGCACACGGCTGGGCTACGAGGTCGAGGCCAAAGTGGGCGGCAAGCTCGCCCAGCTCGGCTCCCGCATCATCGACGGCTTTGCCAAGAAGATGGCCGATCAGTTCTTTGAGCGGTTCCAGACCGCTCTGGAAGGCGCGCCCGACGAGGGCGACCATGACACAAAGAAAAAAGGCTGGCTCAAGCGCCTTGTGAGCTGAGACCCGCCAACACCTTACAGACACTTAGGGAGGAATTTGAATGACGAAGGTATCCATGACGGTGAACGGCAAGTCCGTCTCCGGCGAGGTGGAGGGGCGCACGCTGCTGTCGACCTTCCTGCGCGATGACCTGCACCTGACCGGCACCCATGTCGGCTGCGACACGTCGCAATGCGGGGCGTGCGTGGTCCATGTGGACGGCAAGGCCGTGAAATCCTGCACGATGTTTGCGGCCGAAGCCGAAGGCGCACAGGTCGACACGATCGAGGGGCAGGCCAACGCCGACGGCTCGTTGAACACGATCCAGGCGGCCTTTCAGGAGCACCATGGCCTGCAATGCGGCTTCTGCACCCCGGGCATGGTGATGTCCGCCGCGGCGCTGCTGAAAGAGAACCCCAAACCGTCCGAGCAGGAGGTGCGTGACTACCTCGAAGGCAATATCTGCCGCTGCACCGGCTACCACAACATCGTCAAGGCGATCATGGCGGCGTCCGGTCAGGATGTGCCCGCCGTGGCGGCGGAATAGCGGATGCGCTTGGCTCTTGCGCTGGCGCTCCTGATGGCGGTTCCGGCGGCCTCTTTCGCCAATCCCGACCGGGCGGCGCAGATGTGCCGCTGGCTCGATTCCCTCGATGTCACCGAGGGCGGATGCCGGGTGGCGGACAAGTCCGTCTACGTCAAGATCGACGCGCCGAAGAGCGAGGCCGCCGAAATGTGCTCCACGATCACGAGCACCCTGCGTGGCGACGGCATCCGGTTCGACTCGGGCTGGAGCCTGCGGATTTTCAATCCCAAGACTGGCAACGCCCAAACAGCGATTTGTAAGCTTTAGCACGGCCCCGGCACGCGGGACCGGCCTTTGACAGAACAAAAAAAATGACGGGAGATAAGACATGCCAAAAGATGGAGGCATCGGCGCCAGTTCCAAGCGGCGCGAAGACCTGCGGTTCCTGACGGGACGCGGCAAGTACACCGACGACATCAACCTGCAAAATCAGGCTTATGCGCATTTCGTCCGCTCCGACGTCGCCCATGGCACGCTCAATGGCGTCGACACCGCGGCGGCTGAGGCCATGCCCGGCGTGCTGCGCGTGTTCACGGCCAAGGACTTCGAAGGCGTCGGCGGCATGCCCTGTGGCTGGCAGGTCACCGACCGCCACGGCGAGGTGATGCAGGAGCCGAAACACCCGATCCTCGCCGAAGGCAAGGTGCGCCATGTGGGCGATCCGATCGCCGTGGTCGTGGCCGAGACGCTCGATCAGGCCCGCACCGCTGGCGAGGCGCTTGGGATCGATATCAC
The nucleotide sequence above comes from Litoreibacter ponti. Encoded proteins:
- a CDS encoding phosphomannomutase CpsG; translated protein: MTTLTCFKSYDVRGRLGDELNEDICYGIGRGFARSIVPREVVIGYDIRPTSKALAGQLAEGLRDEGVDVIDIGLCGTEEVYFATSHYAAGGGLMVTASHNPIDYNGIKMVREGSRPISSADGLGEIQALVEAGDFGPAKARGALEHRDPRADYAARVASFADVSMWRPMKVVVNAGNGVAGPAFDAIEAALGAPVEFIRQHHTPDSDFPNGIPNPLLPENRAQTAERVLAEGADMGIAWDGDFDRCFFFDETGGFIDGEYVVALLAGAFLGKHPGAKIIHDPRVVWALEDLVGRMGGEAVASKSGHSHIKAKMRAEDAVYGGEMSAHHYFRDFMYCDSGMVPWLLLIEHMSATGQKLSQMVADMQKSFPSSGEINFKLDDKQPAIDAFEATYVSHANAVDRLDGVSCDYGDWRVNLRQSNTEPVLRLNVETRADRALLAEKVAEISALIKTA
- a CDS encoding uracil-xanthine permease family protein, with amino-acid sequence MTDVTNAGAYSDPNTTPPLGQTVPLGLQHVLAMFASNVTPSIIVAGAAGLAFGSAEQVYLIQMAMLFAGVATLFQTVGVGPVGAKLPIMQGTSFAFVGVLAGVAATQGLGVALTACIIGGTVHFLLGGVIQHLRWLFPPLVTGLVILAIGLYLIPVAIKYAAGGAAKFQMEAESFGSLMHWSVALTVVVVSLVVKFFTKGFVSNAAILIGLLAGYALAFVLGMVNFGAVGNASWITAIQPLPYGFEFSLGAVVAVTLVSIVSAIETVGDCSATTKAGAGREATDREIAGATYADGLGTAVAGVFGGLPNTSFSQNVGIVGMTGVMSRHVVTVAGLIMIICGLIPKIGAVIASMPLPVLGGGVIVMFGMVAAAGLNMLTEVTMNRRNMIIIAVSLAAGLGLNLVPEAVQYVPGVLKTLMTSAVAPTAVIAIALNLILPEEV
- a CDS encoding ureidoglycolate lyase, which encodes MVVRTQPLTAEAFAPFGDVLDCAGAPDKMINEGLCGRFHDRAQLDFADGRAGISLFQAEPRSLPYTLTLVERHPEGSQAFIPMSFEPFLVICAQDLGDTPGEIVAFETAPGQAINFHRGTWHGVLTPLHAPGLFAVVDRIGPGANLEEFRLAEPVLIERG
- a CDS encoding bifunctional allantoicase/(S)-ureidoglycine aminohydrolase, which encodes MSYALPPGGLPSQSDPLTGTAIFTEAYAFLPAGVMRDIVTSFLPGWTGMRAWVVARPLSGFAETFSQYICEVAAGGGSDTPESNPEAEAVLFVVGGTLELRCATGTHVMEEGGYAYLPPGQGWTLHNRGAAPATFHWIRKRYEPAPGLSAPEAFVTSDQEVAPTPMPDCDGVWATTRFAAPDDLRHDMHVNIVTFQPGGLIPFEETHVMEHGLYVLEGTAEYLLNRDWVSVGPGDFMWLRAFCPQACRATGDGPFRYLLYKDVNRHAKLPW
- the puuE gene encoding allantoinase PuuE translates to MQRYPRDMRGHGATPPDANWPNGAKIAVQIVVNYEEGGENCTLHGDAGSEAFLSEIVGAASWPDQRHWNMESIYEYGARAGFWRLHRLLKDLPVTVYGVATALARSPEQVAAMKDAGWEIASHGLKWIEYKDFEPEDERAHMDAAVKLHSEVTGTPPRGWYTGRCSENTVRLAAEHGGFDYVADSYADDLPYYLRFDGRNQLIVPYTLDCNDMRFATPQGFNSGDQFEAYLRDSFDALYEEGTEGAPKMMSVGLHCRLVGRPGRVQALKRFIDYAKGYDGVWFATRAEIAKHWREAHPPVPVTRPTLMDKASFVNTYGGIFEHSPWVAEDTWALELGPAHDSAVGLHNAMCRAFRAAPATRRLEVLDAHPDLAGKLAAAKRLTAESTSEQASAGLDALTDAERDAFTQLNEDYTAKHGFPFIIAVRDHDKSSILAAFERRIRNTSEAEFTEACAQVERIAEHRLKDMLP
- the uraH gene encoding hydroxyisourate hydrolase, whose amino-acid sequence is MAGYLTTHVLDTARGCPAAGLEIVLYRVTGNSHSKIATMVTNSDGRTDSPILPEDKFQTGTYELVFKAGAYLDTSGTPPEDPRFLDEVPIRFGMSEPDHYHVPLLLSPFGYSTYRGS
- a CDS encoding DUF2189 domain-containing protein, with the translated sequence MDTAPSKLPTIGTVTVWELLRALREGARDFARAPAFGLFFSAFYALCGAILVYLGAGTFTWTLMMSLGFPLVAPFAAVGLYEVSRRLEAGEPVTWAAVLSVVWAERGRQLPWIGALLVVIFLFWSFFAHMSLALFLGNMQLTNITTSWDMFVTPAGLSLIGFQIIVGAVVALFTFTLTVVSMPLLLDAELDFMTAMGVSIRTVMRNRAVMLLWAAIIAVLLLIAMAPMFLGLFVALPVLGHATWHVYRRALYQEL
- a CDS encoding TetR/AcrR family transcriptional regulator yields the protein MKNQDARRAEIEDVALRVLAERGYDGASMLTIAKAAKASNETLYRWYGDKAGLFGEIVKGNAAQTQATLDAAIEGDDTVERALAALAPVLLGLLVGERSVLLNRAAASDPSGVLGQLIAKGGREAVFPRIIALMTEIDPDRAGTLAGWFLSLLVGDLQVRRIIGTLPPLSAEEISARADAALEAFWVLAAQSS
- a CDS encoding DUF1772 domain-containing protein, which translates into the protein MTAITKPLSITATLFAGAIFGFFYAWVCSTMWGLDTMPPARAIEAMNAMNASVRNATFFPTFFGTPVVLALAALWQRRAGYRRASIWFWLAAATYLILGAGLTMAINVPMNEALAVTPIPQTGAEAEAIWQAYSGKWQSWNQMRTLASGAALLFACIGLTAL
- a CDS encoding LysR family transcriptional regulator, whose protein sequence is MSYVETIKTFLRVFDLGSMSAAARDQRISPAVASARINTLETQMGVRLFSRTTRSLAPTEQGRVFYDGAQRIVEAIEAAEAAVTDMTRSPRGTLFVAAPLGVGRTVLAPEIPGFKKLYPLVDIRLRLSDRKIDLTAEGLDVVLFQGNPPDSNLMLRRIGEVERVLCASPDYLAFKGQPKDGPDLVAHHDCLNLRYPGAPEFQWPLQTPDGPVRYAVSGPFESDDGDVLTTWALGGYGVVLKPRHEVAEHLASGALVELCTRTPPPPVTLGMLFAHKRHRDPKLRLFLDHMGPRIAQALGL